Proteins co-encoded in one Bradyrhizobium sp. 170 genomic window:
- a CDS encoding KamA family radical SAM protein, protein MAFAVEATSPRTNAADLGPPSKVLRTREELDACDVTSESWQQALQRRYKTHQDMKSILNHVEEVDMSIYDHFDMRVTPYLAQLMDRDDPNCPIRKQYMPFQGELNVRPYEVVDSLAEDHDMQDGSTVVHRYPNRVLFLVTTNCGTYCRYCTRKRFVSHGKSAVNKQQLESGFRYLESHPEIDDCLVSGGDPLFLNDRQLEDILSQIRARAPHVKFLRIGSRLPVQLPTRITPELCAIIERYDVQMVNVHINHPKEITPLFAERIKMLRKTGTMIGNQSVLLKGVNDDVAILRDLCMSLVSCGIRPYYCYSCDVAEGNHAYQLTLDRILELYHGLRGFISGPAVPTFVVDGTGGLGKMPIIPDYVREFANGEIWATNFEGKVHRMINLEARTLDQ, encoded by the coding sequence ATGGCGTTTGCAGTCGAAGCGACCAGTCCCCGTACAAATGCAGCCGACCTCGGTCCGCCGAGTAAGGTTCTCCGCACGCGGGAAGAACTCGACGCCTGTGACGTGACTTCCGAAAGTTGGCAACAGGCCTTGCAGCGTCGCTACAAGACGCATCAAGACATGAAAAGCATTCTCAATCACGTTGAGGAAGTCGACATGTCGATCTATGACCATTTCGACATGCGCGTGACACCGTATCTGGCACAGTTGATGGATCGCGACGATCCGAACTGCCCGATTCGCAAGCAGTACATGCCGTTTCAGGGAGAGCTAAATGTCCGACCGTATGAAGTCGTTGACAGTCTAGCGGAAGACCATGATATGCAGGACGGTAGCACTGTTGTGCATCGGTACCCTAACCGCGTACTCTTTCTCGTTACAACGAACTGTGGAACGTATTGTCGCTACTGCACTCGTAAAAGATTTGTTTCTCACGGAAAAAGCGCCGTCAATAAGCAACAACTTGAGAGCGGATTTCGGTACTTAGAATCTCATCCAGAGATCGACGATTGTCTTGTATCGGGCGGAGACCCACTATTCCTCAACGACCGGCAACTAGAAGACATACTTAGCCAGATCAGGGCCAGAGCACCGCACGTTAAATTTCTGCGTATCGGAAGTCGCCTGCCTGTTCAGCTACCAACCCGAATTACTCCTGAACTCTGTGCGATTATCGAGCGATATGACGTGCAAATGGTCAATGTTCACATCAACCACCCGAAAGAAATAACCCCGCTCTTTGCCGAGCGCATTAAGATGCTGCGCAAGACTGGCACGATGATCGGCAATCAATCGGTACTATTGAAGGGCGTGAACGATGACGTTGCTATTTTGCGTGATCTGTGCATGAGCCTTGTCTCTTGTGGCATTCGTCCATACTATTGCTATTCATGTGACGTTGCGGAGGGAAATCATGCGTATCAGCTTACGCTTGACCGCATCTTGGAGCTATATCACGGCTTGCGAGGCTTCATTAGTGGTCCTGCGGTGCCTACTTTCGTGGTCGATGGTACGGGTGGTCTGGGCAAGATGCCAATAATCCCCGACTACGTGCGTGAGTTTGCCAATGGTGAGATTTGGGCGACCAATTTCGAAGGTAAAGTTCACCGCATGATTAATCTCGAAGCAAGGACACTTGATCAGTGA
- a CDS encoding ATP-grasp domain-containing protein yields MRVAVVWNKHLETNPSGQSGPGWYGPSVQSVVTALQQTGHETLLCESDKGLLATLERFMPPDPQARPSGIVFIMGGGSMGEWRSSQIPAMLEMAGIPYTGASPLGAALGLDKVITKKLIRDDGLPTPNFRVMRRGTESTGDLRFPLIVKPRCGYSSLGLQLVHEPSCLRRAVEMIITRYAQDALVEEYIEGREISVALLGNEELEVLPPVEHDFGDRETCVITWEDKNHMAAAEPQKICPARITSELATMLRDISVATFRACLGRDYARVDFRIDRSGRPFVLEINSGPSLNNRDSYFRAATTGGYSFSNLVNRMLDVAHRRYFGIGMPEAGHTFNRGGLQP; encoded by the coding sequence ATGCGGGTAGCAGTCGTATGGAATAAGCACCTCGAGACCAATCCATCCGGTCAGTCTGGTCCGGGGTGGTATGGCCCCTCCGTTCAGAGCGTGGTGACGGCGCTGCAACAGACCGGCCACGAGACGCTGCTGTGCGAGAGCGATAAAGGACTGCTCGCTACGCTCGAGCGATTCATGCCACCCGATCCGCAAGCCCGCCCCTCCGGAATAGTATTCATCATGGGAGGCGGAAGTATGGGCGAGTGGCGTTCCAGCCAGATTCCGGCCATGCTTGAGATGGCTGGCATTCCGTACACCGGAGCGAGTCCGCTCGGGGCTGCGCTGGGTCTCGACAAGGTCATCACCAAAAAGCTCATCCGCGATGACGGCCTCCCGACTCCGAACTTTCGGGTGATGCGTCGCGGCACCGAGAGCACCGGCGACCTGCGATTCCCACTGATAGTGAAGCCACGCTGCGGATACAGCAGCTTGGGATTACAATTGGTGCATGAACCTAGCTGTCTGAGGCGAGCCGTAGAAATGATCATCACGCGGTATGCGCAGGATGCACTCGTGGAAGAATACATCGAAGGGCGGGAAATCAGCGTCGCCCTGCTGGGAAACGAAGAGCTCGAGGTGTTGCCGCCGGTGGAGCACGACTTCGGCGACCGCGAAACATGTGTTATCACCTGGGAAGACAAGAATCATATGGCAGCCGCGGAGCCGCAGAAGATCTGCCCGGCGCGGATCACGAGTGAGCTTGCGACGATGCTGCGGGATATTTCGGTTGCGACCTTCCGTGCCTGTCTAGGCAGGGACTACGCCCGCGTGGACTTCCGGATTGACCGCTCCGGCCGGCCTTTTGTCCTCGAGATCAACTCCGGCCCGTCACTCAATAATAGAGACTCTTACTTCCGGGCTGCGACGACCGGCGGATACAGCTTCTCGAATTTGGTCAATCGCATGCTCGATGTCGCACACAGGCGGTATTTCGGGATCGGTATGCCCGAGGCCGGACACACGTTCAATCGCGGTGGGCTGCAACCGTGA
- a CDS encoding ATP-binding protein codes for MMLSHPALDQIRALELDGMAQAFIELEFQEEARDLAHAEWLALLLRFQTRLRAIRHSQSMIKDIYNRTPRRLDESLFQQLATTRRISEPATCWSAVPVQPASGG; via the coding sequence ATGATGCTCTCACATCCCGCCCTGGACCAGATCCGAGCGCTCGAGCTCGACGGCATGGCGCAAGCCTTCATCGAGCTTGAGTTTCAAGAGGAGGCCCGCGATCTCGCGCATGCCGAATGGCTGGCTCTGCTGCTCCGCTTCCAAACCCGACTGCGTGCCATACGGCACAGCCAATCCATGATTAAGGACATCTACAATCGCACGCCACGCCGGCTCGACGAGTCGCTGTTCCAGCAATTGGCCACCACCCGCCGGATATCCGAGCCCGCGACCTGCTGGTCAGCGGTCCCTGTGCAACCGGCAAGTGGTGGTTAG
- the asnB gene encoding asparagine synthase (glutamine-hydrolyzing) codes for MCGICGWIDFDRDLRVSDAQWELAAMTATMATRGPDDEGTWIDGPVALGHRRLAIIDVQGGRQPMTLQEDGRPALVLVYTGETYNYRDLRQRLLAMGHRFDTSSDTEVVLHAHREWGHRDPRTAVSELNGMFAYALWDIAKRELLLIRDRLGIKPLYYYPTQRGILFGSEPKAILAHGLAERVMDAEGLRHTLCSVGNPDITAFRGMREVRPGHIVRVTRNGIQQMRYWQLTDSGHTDDVPTTVRRVRDLLEDTIQRQLIADVPLCTLLSGGLDSSALTALAARFSDVRVRSFAVDFVGYSDNFTPGPMCATPDGPYAQEVANLADTDHADITLSADELMDSNVRSSILHAHDLPFTMGDIDSSLYLLFRAIRQHSTVVLSGEAADELFGGYSWFHDPARIQADTFPWSSSVDIAWQSLDPDLAQKLDLPGYLDGQYRGALAEVPALTGPASADPQERRMREVCYLFLTRYLPRLLNRKDRLSMALGLEVRVPYCDHRLVEYVFGSPWAHKTFDGREKSLLRAATADLLPTSVVQRVKSMYPSIQDPTYYRMLRTRFTTLLNDRNASVAPLLSVEGSRALLNTTKNVTWVQHILTLQDFLSDYNVRLTI; via the coding sequence ATGTGCGGCATCTGTGGATGGATTGACTTTGATCGCGACCTTAGAGTTTCCGACGCGCAATGGGAGCTTGCCGCCATGACGGCCACCATGGCCACCCGCGGTCCGGATGATGAGGGGACTTGGATCGACGGCCCCGTGGCGCTGGGACACCGCCGCCTAGCGATCATCGACGTCCAAGGCGGTCGTCAGCCGATGACGCTCCAGGAGGATGGCCGACCCGCGTTGGTGTTGGTCTACACCGGCGAGACTTACAACTACCGCGACCTGCGTCAACGGCTTCTTGCCATGGGTCATCGGTTCGACACGAGCAGTGATACTGAGGTGGTGCTGCACGCCCACCGCGAGTGGGGCCACCGGGACCCCCGCACCGCCGTGAGCGAGCTCAACGGGATGTTCGCCTACGCACTTTGGGACATCGCCAAACGCGAGCTGCTTCTCATACGCGACCGGCTAGGCATCAAGCCGCTTTATTACTACCCCACCCAGCGCGGAATATTATTCGGCTCCGAGCCGAAGGCGATCCTCGCCCATGGTCTCGCGGAACGGGTCATGGACGCTGAGGGGCTCCGTCACACTCTGTGCTCTGTCGGCAACCCGGACATCACTGCATTCCGCGGCATGCGTGAGGTAAGACCCGGCCACATTGTCCGCGTCACTCGCAACGGCATTCAACAGATGCGCTACTGGCAGCTCACCGACAGCGGGCACACCGACGACGTGCCTACCACGGTTCGGCGGGTCCGCGATCTGCTCGAGGACACGATCCAGCGGCAGCTCATCGCGGACGTACCGCTGTGCACGCTGTTATCGGGCGGGCTCGACTCCTCGGCCTTGACCGCACTGGCCGCGCGCTTCAGCGACGTACGGGTCCGGTCTTTCGCCGTGGATTTCGTCGGCTACAGCGACAACTTTACACCTGGCCCAATGTGCGCCACACCTGACGGTCCGTACGCGCAGGAGGTCGCGAACCTGGCTGATACCGACCACGCGGACATCACGTTGTCCGCGGACGAACTCATGGACTCTAACGTACGGAGCAGTATCCTCCACGCCCACGACCTACCGTTCACGATGGGCGACATCGACAGCTCACTTTATCTGCTGTTTCGAGCCATCCGACAACACTCGACGGTGGTCCTCTCCGGAGAGGCAGCGGACGAGCTTTTTGGCGGTTACTCGTGGTTCCACGATCCAGCGCGCATTCAGGCCGACACGTTTCCCTGGTCCAGCAGCGTCGATATCGCCTGGCAGTCCCTAGACCCCGACCTCGCCCAGAAGCTCGACCTCCCGGGCTACCTCGACGGGCAGTACCGCGGGGCACTTGCTGAAGTACCCGCGCTGACCGGCCCGGCCTCGGCCGATCCACAAGAGCGTCGCATGCGCGAGGTCTGCTATCTCTTCCTCACGCGCTACCTGCCGAGGCTGCTCAACCGCAAGGACCGGCTGAGCATGGCTTTGGGTCTCGAGGTGCGGGTTCCCTACTGCGATCACCGCCTTGTTGAGTACGTATTCGGCAGCCCATGGGCGCATAAGACCTTCGACGGGCGCGAGAAGAGCCTGCTGCGGGCCGCCACCGCGGACCTCCTGCCGACGTCCGTGGTGCAGCGGGTTAAGAGCATGTACCCGTCTATCCAGGATCCGACGTACTACAGAATGCTCCGCACCCGCTTCACCACGCTGCTGAATGATCGCAATGCGTCAGTGGCACCACTGCTGTCCGTCGAAGGCTCTCGCGCCTTGCTCAACACGACCAAGAACGTCACGTGGGTACAGCATATCCTGACCCTGCAAGACTTCCTGAGTGATTACAACGTGAGGCTCACGATCTGA
- the ccrA gene encoding crotonyl-CoA carboxylase/reductase, producing MAPKDLYEIGEIPPMGHVPKHMYAWVIRRERHGDPESAMRMEVVDTPTIGPDDALVMVMAAGVNYNGVWAALGQPVSPFDIHGKSHHIAGSDAAGLVWAVGDRVKKWKVGDQVVLHCHQDDGDDVECNGGDPMFSPSQRIWGYETPDGSFAQFARVQSRQLLPRPMHLTWEKSACYMGTLATAYRMLFGYRPHALRPGQNVLVWGAAGGLGSMAVQLVTLTGANAIGVVSDVSKRDYVNSLGAKGVINRNEFECWGRLPDIENTAIYGDYIKEARRFGRAIWEITGKGNDVDIVVEHPGEATFPVSCLVVKRGGMVVFCGGTSGYNLTMDARFIWMRQKRVQGSHFANPYQAWEANRLVVERRIDPCLSEVFAWAEIPRAHCKMWRNQHQPGNMAVLVQASAEQASK from the coding sequence ATGGCCCCAAAGGATCTTTACGAGATTGGCGAAATTCCGCCAATGGGTCATGTACCGAAGCACATGTATGCCTGGGTGATACGGCGGGAGCGCCATGGCGACCCGGAGTCTGCGATGCGCATGGAGGTAGTTGATACGCCCACGATAGGGCCCGATGACGCCTTGGTCATGGTGATGGCTGCTGGCGTAAATTATAATGGTGTTTGGGCAGCTCTCGGGCAGCCGGTCTCGCCGTTCGACATCCATGGGAAATCTCATCACATCGCCGGTTCAGATGCTGCCGGACTGGTGTGGGCGGTTGGAGATCGCGTTAAGAAATGGAAAGTTGGTGACCAGGTAGTCCTCCATTGCCATCAGGACGATGGCGACGATGTCGAGTGCAATGGCGGCGACCCCATGTTCTCGCCTTCTCAGCGGATTTGGGGATATGAAACTCCGGATGGCTCCTTTGCGCAATTCGCACGCGTTCAATCGCGTCAACTACTACCTCGGCCAATGCACCTCACCTGGGAGAAGAGCGCCTGCTATATGGGCACGCTGGCCACTGCATACAGGATGTTGTTTGGTTATCGCCCACATGCCCTCCGACCAGGTCAAAACGTATTAGTGTGGGGTGCGGCTGGTGGGCTTGGCTCGATGGCAGTTCAACTTGTCACCTTGACGGGGGCTAACGCGATTGGTGTCGTTTCGGACGTGTCGAAGCGTGATTATGTGAACTCATTGGGAGCCAAAGGCGTGATAAACCGGAATGAGTTCGAGTGTTGGGGGCGGCTTCCTGACATCGAAAACACTGCTATTTATGGCGACTACATAAAGGAAGCGCGCCGGTTTGGCAGAGCCATTTGGGAGATAACAGGAAAGGGCAATGACGTCGACATTGTCGTCGAGCACCCGGGAGAAGCGACATTTCCAGTCAGCTGCTTAGTCGTGAAGCGAGGTGGAATGGTTGTGTTCTGTGGTGGGACCTCAGGCTACAACTTGACGATGGATGCGCGTTTTATTTGGATGCGGCAGAAGAGAGTCCAGGGCAGCCACTTCGCGAATCCTTATCAAGCGTGGGAGGCGAATCGGCTTGTTGTTGAACGGCGCATAGATCCCTGCCTGTCCGAAGTCTTCGCTTGGGCTGAAATTCCCCGTGCACACTGCAAAATGTGGAGGAACCAGCACCAGCCTGGAAACATGGCGGTTCTTGTCCAAGCAAGTGCGGAGCAGGCTAGTAAATGA
- a CDS encoding cytochrome P450, whose amino-acid sequence MNTLLAERLRNDAYDIPLDRLDVSEAGRFRDDTIWPYFERLRREDPVHYCKDSLYGPYWSVTKYRDIMAVDTNHKMFSSESAAAVSIVDMPEECRLPSFIQMDPPKHGERRKAVSPIVAPANLAKLEGLIRSRVKTILDGLPRNESFNWVDKVSIELTTQMLATLLDFPFEDRRLLTYWSDVATTVPQIGHEIDSWDKRRSILSECLAYFKRLWNDRLDGEPRDDLISFMAHSPATRNMDSSELLGTLILLIVGGNDTTRNSISGGIWFMNQNPSELRKLRGNPALVSSAVCEIIRYQTPIAHIRRNALADITIGTKTIRKGDKVIMWYISGNRDDEVIENAKSFIIDRKNVRQHLSFGFGIHRCLGNRLAELQLKILWEEILTSGLDVKVVGEPERVASNFVHGYSVLPVRIVA is encoded by the coding sequence ATGAATACCTTATTGGCAGAGCGACTACGCAACGACGCTTACGATATCCCGCTGGACCGTCTAGATGTGAGCGAGGCCGGGCGTTTCCGGGATGATACCATTTGGCCGTACTTCGAGCGGTTGCGAAGGGAAGATCCCGTTCACTACTGTAAGGACAGCCTATACGGCCCATACTGGTCAGTAACGAAATATCGCGACATTATGGCCGTCGACACGAACCATAAAATGTTCTCGTCGGAATCAGCTGCAGCTGTCAGCATAGTCGATATGCCCGAGGAGTGTCGACTCCCGAGTTTTATTCAGATGGATCCTCCCAAACACGGCGAGCGGCGGAAAGCTGTCAGTCCGATAGTGGCACCGGCAAATCTCGCCAAGCTTGAAGGTTTAATTCGCAGCCGCGTCAAAACGATTCTCGACGGCTTGCCGCGCAATGAATCCTTCAACTGGGTCGATAAAGTTTCGATCGAGTTGACGACACAGATGCTGGCCACGCTGCTTGATTTTCCGTTTGAGGATCGGCGACTGCTGACCTATTGGTCGGACGTGGCCACCACCGTTCCGCAAATTGGCCACGAGATCGACAGCTGGGACAAGCGAAGATCAATTCTGTCCGAGTGCTTGGCCTATTTCAAACGGCTTTGGAACGATCGGTTAGATGGGGAACCGCGGGACGATCTGATTTCGTTTATGGCGCATTCGCCGGCGACTCGGAATATGGATTCGAGCGAGTTACTCGGGACTCTCATTCTCCTGATCGTGGGCGGGAACGACACCACGCGTAATTCAATCAGCGGTGGCATCTGGTTCATGAACCAGAACCCGAGCGAGTTGCGAAAGCTGCGCGGTAATCCCGCCTTGGTGTCGAGCGCGGTGTGCGAGATTATCCGCTACCAGACGCCCATCGCGCACATACGCCGCAACGCCCTGGCCGATATCACGATAGGCACCAAAACAATTAGGAAAGGCGACAAGGTCATCATGTGGTATATCTCCGGTAACCGAGACGACGAGGTCATCGAGAACGCAAAGAGCTTCATCATCGATCGCAAAAATGTACGGCAACATCTCTCGTTCGGATTCGGAATCCATCGCTGCCTTGGGAATCGTCTTGCTGAGTTGCAGCTGAAGATCTTGTGGGAAGAGATACTGACCAGCGGTCTGGACGTAAAGGTCGTCGGGGAGCCGGAGCGAGTCGCGTCGAACTTCGTGCACGGTTACTCCGTCCTGCCAGTGCGGATCGTCGCCTAG
- a CDS encoding 2Fe-2S iron-sulfur cluster-binding protein — protein sequence MPTVRFYSGECEYEIEVPSGTTVMRAAVDNGVPGIDGDCNGECACATCHIYVDPAWLSKTGERPSTEEELLNFASAAEPNSRLACQIQITHALDGLRVRIPDSQH from the coding sequence ATGCCGACCGTTCGTTTCTACTCTGGTGAATGTGAATATGAGATAGAGGTTCCCTCCGGTACCACTGTAATGCGGGCGGCCGTCGACAATGGCGTGCCCGGGATCGATGGCGACTGCAACGGGGAGTGTGCATGCGCGACCTGCCACATTTACGTTGACCCTGCTTGGCTGTCGAAGACCGGCGAGCGGCCGTCGACCGAAGAGGAACTTTTGAACTTCGCGTCGGCGGCAGAACCAAATTCGAGGCTTGCCTGCCAAATCCAGATAACCCACGCGCTGGACGGCCTCCGGGTGCGGATACCGGACAGCCAGCACTGA
- a CDS encoding GNAT family N-acetyltransferase, with protein sequence MFRRATYADADDIARIYNQAMKPGIFAVSQIAPDTQNERVAWISEHKDPYPAFVHEIENGTVIGWCSLNRFSLRPDYADVAETSRYIDENHRGKGLGELMMAHLIETATTLGLRLLVSRAYERNIPSIKSGIGFQRVAVLHEAARINGEWQSDVFFWQKLR encoded by the coding sequence ATGTTTCGACGCGCAACCTATGCCGATGCCGACGACATCGCAAGGATCTACAATCAGGCGATGAAGCCCGGCATCTTTGCCGTCAGTCAAATCGCTCCAGATACTCAAAACGAACGCGTCGCCTGGATTAGTGAACATAAAGATCCTTATCCTGCGTTCGTCCATGAGATTGAGAATGGTACAGTGATCGGCTGGTGCTCATTGAACAGGTTTTCCTTGCGTCCTGATTATGCGGACGTCGCCGAAACATCGCGCTACATTGACGAGAATCATCGAGGGAAGGGACTTGGCGAGCTGATGATGGCACACTTGATAGAAACCGCCACCACTTTGGGATTACGACTATTAGTATCACGGGCATATGAAAGGAATATCCCCAGTATAAAAAGCGGTATCGGATTTCAGCGCGTCGCAGTGCTGCACGAAGCGGCACGCATTAACGGTGAATGGCAGAGTGACGTATTCTTCTGGCAAAAATTGCGATGA
- a CDS encoding GNAT family N-acetyltransferase gives MWCQVSPLRTDDLPSVTEIYNAACHARESTQGTRPWSVKEMEEFLFASPSFESYTCVNNGSVVGWAALTRYRVREDVKHTAEMSLYVQKSFRCKGAGSALAYTLLNRASLLNVHCIFAMLFKDMPDSVSFAERKCGFSVTGCLPEIFSGSGRNYDLLVLERLIVPRT, from the coding sequence ATGTGGTGCCAAGTGAGTCCGTTGCGAACAGATGACCTGCCGAGCGTGACAGAGATTTATAACGCCGCATGCCATGCAAGAGAATCAACACAAGGAACGCGCCCCTGGAGCGTAAAGGAAATGGAAGAATTTCTATTCGCGTCGCCGTCATTTGAGTCCTACACGTGCGTGAACAATGGCTCTGTGGTCGGCTGGGCAGCACTCACTCGATATCGCGTCAGGGAGGATGTTAAGCACACAGCCGAGATGTCGCTCTATGTTCAAAAATCATTTCGTTGTAAGGGAGCTGGCTCTGCCCTTGCATACACTCTTTTAAATCGAGCGAGCCTCCTTAATGTGCACTGCATTTTCGCAATGTTGTTTAAAGATATGCCCGACAGCGTTTCCTTCGCAGAAAGAAAATGTGGATTTTCGGTCACTGGATGCCTTCCAGAGATCTTTTCCGGCAGCGGAAGGAATTACGACCTTTTGGTGCTTGAAAGGCTTATAGTGCCGCGAACCTGA
- a CDS encoding serine hydrolase domain-containing protein — translation MKAGLKSLIFPVRLRRVAAAFAHGIPTAKPETVDVSSERLARIRTVLQKEVDSERMPGAVVMIARRGQLIYSEAIGFQDKAAGKPMTKDGIFRIYSMTKPLASVGAMMLVEEGKIQLNDSVSKFLPDLINMEVIATGKDGKTTRERAKRRITVHDLFRHTAGLTYGEFSYVPEIRAAYAEANLLTEPSRLITPEQFTAGIAKAPLVREPGTAFEYSLAVDVLGRVIEAVSGQRLSAFLDERLFRPLNMFDTGFKVPEANWSRIAEPLRRKRHFLDVKIDPLNELAGVGGVSTSADYLRFCQMMLNGGALDGRRYVSPTTVKLMTSDHLGDLPGVPELPGNALMGVDGYTFGLGFTVRQGPGLAGVPGSEGEYMWAGHGGTFFWIDPKEELAVVFMAQIPGGIRTYYYRMIKALVAQALGSSP, via the coding sequence ATGAAAGCTGGGCTGAAGTCGCTTATTTTCCCGGTGCGCTTAAGGCGCGTGGCCGCGGCCTTCGCGCACGGCATACCAACCGCCAAGCCCGAAACCGTCGATGTGTCGTCAGAGCGCCTCGCCCGAATCCGCACGGTGCTGCAAAAGGAGGTCGATTCGGAGCGCATGCCGGGTGCCGTCGTTATGATTGCTCGGCGAGGTCAGTTAATCTACTCCGAAGCTATTGGTTTTCAAGACAAGGCGGCGGGCAAGCCGATGACCAAGGATGGGATCTTCCGCATCTATTCCATGACAAAGCCACTCGCCTCGGTTGGCGCTATGATGCTGGTCGAGGAAGGCAAGATCCAGCTCAACGATTCAGTCTCTAAGTTCCTGCCCGACTTGATCAACATGGAAGTCATAGCCACCGGTAAGGACGGCAAGACTACCCGCGAGCGGGCCAAACGTCGGATAACAGTCCACGATCTTTTCCGACATACGGCGGGCCTTACTTACGGAGAGTTCTCCTATGTTCCGGAGATCAGAGCGGCTTACGCCGAAGCAAACCTTCTCACGGAGCCGTCTCGCTTGATCACGCCCGAACAATTCACCGCGGGTATTGCTAAAGCGCCTCTGGTGCGTGAGCCGGGGACCGCCTTCGAATACAGCTTGGCTGTAGATGTGCTCGGCCGCGTCATCGAGGCGGTCTCGGGCCAGCGCCTTTCGGCGTTTCTTGACGAGCGACTCTTCCGCCCGCTCAACATGTTCGATACGGGGTTCAAGGTTCCTGAGGCAAATTGGAGCCGAATTGCCGAGCCGCTGCGTAGGAAGAGGCACTTTCTCGACGTGAAGATCGACCCGTTGAATGAGCTTGCCGGAGTGGGAGGCGTGTCGACAAGCGCCGACTACCTGCGTTTTTGCCAGATGATGCTAAACGGCGGCGCGCTCGACGGCCGTCGGTATGTGAGCCCGACCACTGTTAAACTGATGACTTCGGATCACCTCGGCGATCTCCCCGGGGTGCCTGAATTACCTGGTAACGCTCTGATGGGCGTGGATGGTTATACTTTTGGATTGGGCTTTACGGTCCGCCAAGGGCCTGGGCTGGCAGGCGTGCCGGGTTCTGAAGGCGAATACATGTGGGCTGGCCACGGTGGAACGTTCTTCTGGATCGATCCAAAGGAGGAATTAGCGGTTGTTTTTATGGCGCAGATCCCGGGAGGCATTCGCACCTACTATTACAGGATGATAAAGGCCCTGGTAGCGCAGGCACTCGGGAGCTCACCATAG
- a CDS encoding nitroreductase family protein: MTTQEPPSKIRAPEHPADLIFVNRWSPRSFSEHHIPEGVLYTFFEAARWAPSAFNAQPWRFLYALRGQSEFDAFLAPLIAFNQGWARHAAALIYLLSRKDFTPPGETEPQFSRTHSFDSGAAWANFANQATAAGWVAHGMSGFDVEKARTVLKLPEGFAVEIAIAVGRKGDGAHLPPGLLQRERPSGRSPVGDLAARGLFPERFRR; this comes from the coding sequence GTGACCACTCAAGAACCGCCCTCCAAAATCCGCGCACCCGAACATCCCGCAGACCTGATATTCGTCAACCGCTGGTCGCCGCGTAGCTTCAGTGAGCATCATATCCCGGAAGGAGTTCTATACACATTCTTCGAGGCCGCTCGGTGGGCGCCGTCGGCTTTCAATGCCCAGCCATGGCGCTTTCTGTATGCGTTACGTGGTCAGTCAGAATTCGACGCCTTTCTTGCCCCTTTGATCGCGTTCAACCAGGGTTGGGCGCGACACGCGGCGGCGCTGATCTATCTGCTGTCGAGGAAGGACTTCACACCACCCGGAGAGACCGAGCCGCAATTCTCGCGTACGCATTCCTTCGACAGCGGCGCTGCCTGGGCCAACTTTGCCAACCAGGCAACGGCCGCAGGTTGGGTTGCACACGGCATGAGTGGATTTGATGTGGAGAAGGCGCGTACCGTGCTCAAGCTCCCCGAGGGTTTTGCGGTCGAGATCGCGATCGCCGTTGGGCGCAAGGGCGACGGCGCACACTTGCCGCCTGGCCTGTTGCAGCGTGAACGGCCGAGCGGCCGTTCACCAGTCGGTGACTTGGCCGCCCGCGGCTTATTTCCCGAACGTTTTAGGAGGTGA